Proteins found in one Roseovarius pelagicus genomic segment:
- a CDS encoding iron-containing alcohol dehydrogenase, with the protein MTLTANWSYPTTIKFGSGRIAELPAACAQAGVKRPLLVTDKGLANLPITAATLDIMEAAGLGRGIFSDVDPNPNEQNLDAGVAVYNAGGHDGVIAFGGGSGLDLGKMVAFMCGQTRPVWDYEDVGDWWTRADADAIAPIVAVPTTAGTGSEVGRASVITNSVTHVKKIIFHPKVLPQVVICDPELTVGMPKFITAGTGLDAFAHCVEAYSSPHYHPMSQGIALEGMRLVKEYLPRAYADGTDIEARAQMMSAAMMGATAFQKGLGAIHAMSHPIGAVFHTHHGTTNAVCMPAVLDLNAPKIADRFRDAAAYLDIEGGFDGFRAFVQDFNDALGIPRSLRDLGVDPARVDELVSEALKDPSCGGNPVELTETNLRQLFEASF; encoded by the coding sequence ATGACTCTGACTGCCAACTGGTCCTATCCGACCACGATCAAATTCGGCTCAGGCCGCATTGCCGAACTGCCCGCCGCCTGTGCGCAGGCCGGGGTCAAACGCCCGCTGCTGGTAACGGACAAGGGGCTGGCCAATCTGCCAATCACTGCCGCGACGCTGGATATCATGGAGGCTGCTGGCCTCGGGCGCGGTATTTTTTCGGATGTTGACCCCAATCCGAACGAGCAAAACCTAGATGCGGGTGTCGCAGTCTACAACGCTGGCGGCCACGATGGCGTGATCGCGTTCGGCGGTGGCTCTGGCCTTGATCTGGGCAAGATGGTTGCCTTTATGTGCGGCCAGACCCGCCCGGTCTGGGACTATGAGGATGTGGGCGATTGGTGGACACGCGCGGATGCGGACGCCATCGCGCCTATCGTCGCCGTGCCGACCACGGCGGGCACCGGCTCTGAGGTGGGGCGTGCCAGCGTCATCACCAATTCCGTGACCCATGTGAAGAAGATCATCTTTCACCCAAAAGTGCTGCCGCAAGTCGTGATCTGTGATCCCGAACTGACCGTGGGCATGCCGAAATTCATCACGGCGGGCACCGGTCTGGATGCGTTCGCGCACTGCGTCGAGGCCTATAGCAGCCCGCATTACCATCCGATGAGCCAAGGTATCGCGCTGGAAGGCATGCGGCTGGTAAAGGAGTATCTGCCTCGCGCCTATGCCGACGGCACCGATATCGAGGCCCGTGCACAGATGATGAGCGCGGCGATGATGGGCGCCACGGCGTTCCAAAAGGGGCTAGGCGCGATCCACGCCATGAGTCACCCGATCGGCGCCGTGTTCCATACCCACCACGGCACGACCAACGCGGTCTGCATGCCGGCTGTGCTGGACCTCAACGCGCCCAAGATTGCCGACCGATTCCGCGATGCGGCGGCCTATCTGGACATCGAGGGCGGCTTTGACGGCTTCCGCGCCTTTGTGCAAGACTTCAACGACGCGCTCGGCATTCCGCGTTCGCTGCGTGATCTCGGTGTTGATCCGGCACGGGTGGATGAACTGGTGTCAGAGGCGCTGAAGGATCCCAGCTGTGGCGGCAACCCGGTGGAGTTGACTGAAACGAACCTGCGGCAGCTCTTCGAGGCCAGCTTCTGA
- a CDS encoding aldehyde dehydrogenase family protein, translating into MGQVLKCISPIDGSVFAEREVLTQAAAQAVADKARAAQAAWAARPLEDRIALVMAGVAAVGAMNDEVVPELAHMMGRPVRYGGEFGGFDERASHMAQIAADALADIEVGEDATFKRYIRRIPHGVVFVVAPWNYPYMTAINTVAPALIAGNAVMLKHATQTLLVGERMARAFHAAGVPEDVFQNVFLDHDTTSALIAARAFDFVNFTGSVGGGRAMEQAAAGTFTPVSTELGGKDPGYVMEDADLDSAVDTLIDGAMFNSGQCCCGIERIYVHDSLYDAFVEKAVKIVSGYKLGNPLEAETTLGPMANVRFAQEVRAQIDEAIAAGAVAQIDRFAEDDGGAYLTPQILTDVTHEMRVMRDESFGPVVGIMKVSGDDEAIALMNDSEFGLTASLWTADVERAQAVGDRIETGTVFMNRADYLDPGLCWTGCKNTGRGGGLSVIGYHNLTRPKSYHLKKVTS; encoded by the coding sequence ATGGGTCAGGTTCTGAAATGTATCTCGCCAATTGACGGGTCGGTCTTTGCCGAGCGCGAGGTTCTGACGCAAGCGGCTGCGCAGGCGGTGGCGGACAAGGCCCGCGCAGCACAGGCGGCATGGGCCGCACGACCACTGGAGGATCGGATTGCGCTGGTCATGGCAGGTGTTGCCGCCGTTGGTGCGATGAATGACGAGGTCGTGCCGGAACTGGCCCATATGATGGGGCGGCCTGTCCGCTATGGTGGCGAGTTTGGCGGCTTTGATGAGCGTGCCAGCCACATGGCACAGATTGCCGCCGACGCGCTGGCCGATATCGAAGTGGGCGAAGACGCAACGTTCAAACGCTACATCCGGCGCATTCCGCATGGTGTCGTGTTCGTCGTAGCGCCGTGGAACTACCCCTATATGACCGCGATCAACACCGTTGCGCCCGCGCTGATCGCGGGTAATGCGGTCATGCTGAAACACGCCACGCAGACGTTGCTGGTGGGCGAACGGATGGCGCGCGCATTTCATGCCGCAGGCGTGCCCGAGGATGTGTTCCAGAACGTATTTCTGGACCATGACACCACTTCGGCACTTATCGCGGCGCGCGCTTTCGACTTCGTCAATTTCACCGGCTCCGTTGGCGGCGGTCGCGCGATGGAACAGGCGGCAGCGGGCACGTTCACGCCCGTCAGCACCGAACTGGGGGGCAAGGATCCCGGTTATGTGATGGAGGACGCCGATCTGGACTCGGCGGTGGATACGCTGATCGACGGTGCGATGTTCAATTCCGGTCAGTGCTGCTGCGGGATCGAGCGGATTTACGTCCATGACAGCCTCTATGATGCTTTTGTTGAGAAGGCGGTAAAAATCGTGAGCGGCTATAAATTGGGCAACCCGCTGGAGGCCGAGACGACATTGGGGCCAATGGCGAACGTCCGGTTTGCACAGGAAGTGCGCGCACAGATCGACGAGGCGATTGCCGCAGGGGCTGTGGCGCAGATCGACAGGTTTGCCGAGGATGATGGTGGCGCGTATCTGACACCACAAATTCTGACTGATGTGACCCATGAGATGCGCGTAATGCGCGACGAGAGCTTTGGCCCCGTGGTCGGCATAATGAAAGTCAGCGGCGACGACGAGGCGATCGCGTTGATGAACGACAGCGAATTTGGCCTCACGGCCAGCCTCTGGACGGCGGATGTCGAACGCGCGCAGGCGGTGGGCGACCGGATCGAAACCGGCACCGTGTTTATGAACCGGGCCGACTATCTGGATCCGGGTCTGTGCTGGACGGGCTGCAAGAACACCGGGCGCGGCGGAGGATTGTCGGTGATCGGCTATCACAACCTGACCCGCCCCAAATCCTACCATCTGAAAAAGGTGACCTCATGA
- a CDS encoding glutamine synthetase family protein, producing MSLSFDELKAKTNAGEVDTVLVCFVDMQGRLLGKRFHAGHFINGAYAETHCCNYLLATDLEMATPDGFASTSWEKGYGDYVMKPDLGTIRMMPWLEGTAMVLCDIQDHHTHADIPHSPRAMLKKQLKRLEALGYDAMMATELEFFLFEKSYDDIRKSGFRDLEPISGYNEDYHIFQTTKEEHVMRPIRNHLWNAGIPIENSKGEAESGQEELNIKYDAALNTADYHTIAKHAIKEISWQHGHAASFLPKWHHDRVGSSSHVHQSLWKDGKNAFQDPSDDLGMSQLMKNYMAGMLKYAPDYTYFLAPYINSYKRFQKGTFAPTRTIWSVDNRTAGFRLCGDGTKAVRVECRVGGSDLNPYLAMAAQLAAGIAGIEEGLELSPPFKGDAYSGNEGMIPGTLRDARETLTGSAMLRAAMGDDVIDHYARAAEVEIEDFDRVVTDYEIARGFERA from the coding sequence ATGAGCCTGAGTTTCGACGAGTTGAAAGCCAAGACAAACGCCGGAGAGGTGGATACTGTTCTTGTGTGTTTCGTGGATATGCAGGGCCGCCTGCTGGGCAAGCGGTTCCATGCGGGTCATTTCATCAATGGCGCCTACGCCGAAACCCATTGCTGCAACTATCTGTTGGCCACCGACCTAGAGATGGCCACGCCGGATGGCTTTGCCAGCACGTCTTGGGAAAAGGGCTATGGCGACTACGTGATGAAGCCCGATCTGGGCACCATCCGCATGATGCCGTGGCTTGAGGGCACCGCGATGGTGCTTTGCGATATTCAGGATCACCATACCCACGCCGACATTCCCCATTCCCCCCGCGCCATGCTGAAAAAACAGCTGAAACGGTTGGAAGCGCTGGGATATGACGCAATGATGGCGACCGAACTGGAGTTTTTCCTGTTCGAGAAGAGCTATGACGATATCCGCAAGAGCGGCTTTCGCGATCTGGAGCCGATTTCAGGCTATAACGAGGATTACCACATCTTCCAGACCACCAAGGAAGAGCATGTGATGCGCCCCATCCGCAACCATCTGTGGAACGCGGGTATCCCGATCGAAAACTCCAAGGGCGAAGCGGAATCCGGTCAGGAAGAGTTGAACATCAAATATGATGCGGCTCTGAACACGGCCGATTACCACACCATCGCCAAGCACGCGATCAAGGAGATTTCGTGGCAGCACGGACATGCGGCCAGCTTCCTGCCGAAATGGCACCATGACCGCGTCGGCAGCTCCAGCCATGTGCACCAGTCGCTTTGGAAGGATGGCAAGAACGCGTTTCAGGACCCGTCGGACGATCTGGGCATGTCGCAACTGATGAAAAACTACATGGCAGGCATGTTGAAATACGCCCCAGACTATACCTATTTCCTCGCGCCGTACATCAACAGCTACAAGCGGTTCCAAAAGGGCACGTTTGCCCCCACCCGCACGATCTGGTCCGTGGACAACCGTACGGCCGGTTTCCGCCTGTGCGGTGACGGCACCAAGGCTGTGCGAGTCGAATGCCGCGTTGGCGGATCGGACCTGAACCCTTATCTGGCGATGGCTGCACAGCTGGCCGCCGGGATCGCCGGGATCGAAGAAGGGCTCGAACTGTCACCACCGTTCAAAGGGGACGCCTATAGCGGCAACGAGGGCATGATTCCCGGCACCCTGCGTGATGCGCGCGAGACGTTGACCGGATCGGCGATGTTGCGTGCGGCGATGGGCGACGATGTGATCGACCATTACGCGCGCGCCGCTGAAGTCGAAATCGAGGATTTCGACAGGGTTGTGACGGATTACGAGATCGCGCGCGGGTTTGAACGTGCGTAA
- a CDS encoding TRAP transporter substrate-binding protein, producing the protein MTTRRKFLTTAAVGAAAAPLATPAIAQSTIKWRMQTYAGTALAEHVVKPAIDMFNKVAGDKMQIELFYADQLVPTGELFRAMQRGTIDAVQSDDDSMASPTEVTVFGGYFPFASRYSLDVPVLFNQYGLNEIWDAEYSKVGVKHISAGAWDPCHFATKDPINSLADLEGKRVFTFPTAGRFMAQFGVVPVTLPWEDIEVAVQTGELDGIAWSGITEDYTVGWADVTNYFLTNNISGAWAGSFFANMDRWNELPEDMQTLFRVCCDQSHYYRQWWYWGGEASLRVDGTKMELTSIPDAEWQQVEDAALTFWDEIAAESETKAKVVEIFKKYNADMKKAGRPYRYG; encoded by the coding sequence ATGACCACCAGACGCAAGTTTTTGACTACCGCGGCGGTTGGCGCCGCAGCGGCGCCGCTGGCCACGCCCGCGATTGCGCAATCCACGATCAAATGGCGCATGCAGACCTATGCCGGCACTGCATTGGCCGAACATGTGGTGAAACCCGCCATTGATATGTTCAACAAGGTCGCGGGCGACAAAATGCAGATCGAGCTGTTCTATGCCGATCAGCTGGTGCCCACGGGCGAGCTGTTTCGCGCCATGCAGCGCGGCACAATCGACGCGGTGCAGTCGGATGATGACAGCATGGCATCTCCGACCGAAGTCACCGTATTCGGCGGTTACTTCCCCTTTGCGTCGCGCTACTCGCTCGATGTGCCTGTGCTGTTCAACCAGTACGGCCTGAATGAAATCTGGGATGCCGAATATTCCAAAGTTGGTGTGAAACATATCAGCGCCGGCGCATGGGACCCCTGCCATTTCGCCACCAAGGACCCGATCAACAGCCTTGCAGATCTTGAAGGCAAACGTGTCTTTACCTTCCCCACGGCGGGCCGGTTCATGGCGCAGTTCGGCGTCGTGCCCGTCACGCTGCCATGGGAGGACATCGAGGTTGCTGTACAAACCGGCGAACTGGACGGTATCGCATGGTCCGGCATTACCGAGGATTACACCGTCGGTTGGGCGGATGTGACGAATTACTTCCTGACCAACAACATCTCGGGCGCATGGGCCGGATCGTTCTTTGCCAACATGGATCGTTGGAATGAACTGCCCGAGGACATGCAGACATTGTTCCGGGTGTGCTGTGACCAATCGCACTACTATCGCCAGTGGTGGTATTGGGGCGGCGAAGCGTCCTTGCGCGTTGACGGCACCAAGATGGAGTTGACCTCGATCCCTGACGCAGAGTGGCAACAGGTCGAAGACGCGGCCCTGACTTTCTGGGATGAGATCGCGGCCGAGTCCGAAACCAAGGCCAAAGTTGTCGAGATATTCAAGAAGTACAACGCCGACATGAAGAAAGCCGGGCGGCCCTACCGCTACGGCTGA
- a CDS encoding TRAP transporter large permease: MSYEMIAILMFSTMMLMLLTGQRVFGAIGFVGAAAGMLLWGVGGVDVPFSAAMKLMKWYPLLTLPMFIFMGYVLSESRIADDLYKMFHVWMGPVRGGLAIGTIGLMVLISAMNGLSVAGMAIGATIALPELLRRGYDKIMVTGVIQAGSSLGILVPPSVVLVLYAMIARQPVGQLWLAGVLPGLMMATLFVVYIYVRCRMQPELGPVLPENERNIPLAEKLRLLRAGLLPLIIFAAMMVPFVKGWTSLVESSAIGAMAAFVAAILKRRMTREVFENSVRNTLAISCMFMWIILAALGFGAIFDGLGAVKAIEDLFTTQLGLSPWMILILMQLSFILMGTFLDDTAMLVIVAPLYVPLVGALGFDLIWYGVLYTITTQIAYMTPPFGYNLFLMRAMAPPEIGLKDIYISIIPFVGVMVVALALIMIFPQIALWLPEYVYGK, translated from the coding sequence ATGTCCTACGAAATGATCGCGATCCTGATGTTCAGCACCATGATGCTGATGCTGTTGACCGGGCAGCGCGTCTTTGGCGCGATTGGCTTTGTCGGCGCGGCCGCAGGCATGTTGCTGTGGGGCGTGGGCGGTGTCGATGTGCCGTTCTCCGCGGCGATGAAGCTGATGAAATGGTATCCGCTGCTGACCCTGCCGATGTTCATCTTCATGGGGTACGTTCTGTCAGAATCCCGGATTGCCGATGACCTGTACAAGATGTTTCATGTCTGGATGGGGCCCGTGCGCGGCGGTCTGGCGATCGGCACGATTGGCCTGATGGTGCTGATTTCCGCGATGAACGGCCTCAGCGTGGCAGGCATGGCCATCGGTGCCACCATCGCGCTGCCTGAATTGCTGCGTCGTGGCTATGACAAGATCATGGTGACAGGCGTCATTCAGGCCGGATCGTCCCTTGGTATTCTTGTGCCACCCTCGGTCGTTCTGGTTCTGTATGCGATGATCGCGCGTCAGCCCGTTGGGCAGCTATGGCTGGCAGGTGTTCTGCCGGGGCTGATGATGGCGACGCTTTTCGTTGTCTATATCTACGTTAGGTGTCGGATGCAGCCAGAGCTTGGCCCGGTGCTGCCCGAGAACGAGCGCAACATTCCGCTGGCCGAAAAACTGCGCCTGCTGCGTGCCGGATTGCTGCCGCTGATCATCTTTGCCGCGATGATGGTGCCCTTTGTCAAAGGCTGGACATCGCTGGTCGAAAGCTCTGCCATCGGGGCGATGGCGGCCTTTGTCGCCGCGATCCTGAAGCGCCGCATGACGCGCGAGGTGTTCGAGAACTCGGTGCGCAATACGCTGGCGATTTCGTGCATGTTCATGTGGATCATCCTTGCTGCGCTGGGCTTTGGTGCCATCTTTGACGGGCTGGGCGCGGTCAAGGCGATCGAGGATCTGTTTACCACACAGTTGGGCCTCAGCCCGTGGATGATCCTCATCCTGATGCAGCTCAGCTTTATCCTGATGGGCACGTTTCTGGACGATACGGCGATGCTGGTGATTGTCGCGCCGCTCTATGTGCCGCTGGTTGGCGCGTTGGGCTTCGATCTGATCTGGTATGGTGTGCTCTATACCATCACGACTCAGATCGCCTACATGACCCCGCCATTCGGCTATAACCTGTTTTTGATGCGCGCCATGGCCCCGCCCGAAATCGGGCTAAAGGACATCTATATTTCGATCATACCGTTCGTCGGGGTGATGGTAGTGGCTCTGGCGCTGATCATGATCTTTCCGCAGATCGCCCTGTGGCTGCCTGAATATGTCTATGGAAAATAA
- a CDS encoding TRAP transporter small permease subunit has translation MPRLVCGYVHAIDGLNRFIGRIAMYLIFALVGVLLWSSVSKTFFNPTLWTLETAQFVMVAYYVLGGPYSIQLGSNVRMDLFYGGWSPRQKAWMDAFTVFFLMFYLGVLLYGAVGSTAYALGYFGTEPFRFFWDLFVTFVTQGPTAAGGELGFLERSSTAWRPYLWPVKAMLCIGVILMLLQALAELFRDIGRIRGVEI, from the coding sequence ATGCCTAGGCTGGTTTGCGGTTACGTGCACGCCATCGACGGGTTGAACCGGTTCATTGGGCGTATCGCGATGTACCTGATTTTCGCGCTCGTGGGCGTCCTGCTTTGGTCGTCCGTGTCCAAAACGTTCTTTAACCCGACGCTCTGGACGCTGGAGACGGCGCAATTCGTTATGGTTGCCTATTATGTGTTGGGCGGGCCGTATTCGATCCAGTTGGGATCGAACGTGCGCATGGACCTTTTCTATGGTGGCTGGTCGCCCCGGCAAAAGGCGTGGATGGATGCCTTCACCGTGTTTTTTCTGATGTTCTACCTCGGCGTCCTGCTCTACGGCGCAGTCGGCTCCACCGCCTATGCGCTGGGCTATTTCGGCACTGAACCATTCCGCTTTTTCTGGGACTTGTTCGTGACCTTCGTCACACAGGGACCGACAGCAGCAGGAGGCGAACTTGGCTTTCTTGAACGCAGCTCGACCGCGTGGCGGCCTTATCTCTGGCCGGTCAAGGCCATGCTGTGCATCGGGGTCATCCTGATGCTGCTTCAGGCACTGGCAGAACTCTTCCGCGATATCGGACGCATTCGCGGGGTCGAAATCTGA
- a CDS encoding N-formylglutamate amidohydrolase, giving the protein MTSAPADSAAQLLGTTGPTTSSALLVCEHASNVIPERYGDLGLSPEDMVSHAAWDPGALDLSLYLAEALDAPLVACTVSRLVYDCNRPPEAPSAMTAQSERIEVPGNRDLRDADRAERVETVYTPFCDAVTDVITTRRARAQPTALITIHSFTPLYHGRERPTEIGILHDTDTRLADAMLSASLKLPHRLIERNQPYGPEDGVTHSLQIHGIAHELPNVMIEVRNDLLTTPEAVAQIGDELLSLLRPALIHLGLEAQGSAHA; this is encoded by the coding sequence ATGACATCTGCACCAGCTGACAGCGCAGCCCAGTTGCTGGGCACGACCGGACCGACCACCAGTTCGGCGTTGTTGGTATGCGAGCATGCCTCGAACGTGATTCCCGAACGGTATGGCGATCTGGGCCTGTCACCCGAAGACATGGTCAGTCATGCCGCGTGGGACCCCGGCGCACTCGACCTCAGCCTCTATCTGGCCGAGGCGCTCGACGCCCCACTCGTCGCCTGCACCGTGTCCCGGCTGGTTTATGACTGCAACCGCCCGCCAGAGGCACCATCGGCAATGACCGCACAATCCGAACGAATCGAGGTGCCTGGCAATCGCGATCTCAGAGATGCGGACCGGGCTGAGCGTGTGGAAACAGTCTATACCCCGTTTTGTGACGCTGTGACCGATGTCATCACCACCCGCAGAGCGCGCGCGCAGCCAACTGCACTGATCACGATCCACAGCTTTACCCCGCTCTATCACGGCAGGGAGCGCCCGACAGAAATCGGCATCCTGCATGACACAGACACGCGTCTGGCCGATGCAATGCTCTCCGCGTCGCTCAAGCTGCCGCACCGTCTGATCGAACGTAATCAGCCCTACGGACCCGAGGATGGCGTCACCCATTCATTGCAAATTCACGGCATCGCCCATGAATTGCCAAACGTGATGATTGAGGTGCGCAATGATCTGCTGACCACGCCCGAAGCGGTCGCGCAAATCGGTGATGAGTTGCTCAGCCTGCTTCGGCCCGCGCTGATCCACCTTGGACTAGAGGCGCAGGGGTCTGCCCATGCCTAG
- a CDS encoding MurR/RpiR family transcriptional regulator, producing MQEELWGRIAVNTSSETQTAKPGRTVREQIRAHYGTLTQSERKFANALLANYPAAGLASITIVAANADVSTPTVARMVQKLGYKGYPQFHQALLQELEATVSGPTQRRANWASEVPETHLLNRFVTAIGHNIEQTLSNIDTAQFDEAVQALADSERRLYLVGGRITRALAEYAFTHFQAVRQRITHMTSSSATWPHYLLDMEAGDVLLMFDVRRYEKNLLRLAELAAERGVRVILITDQWASPVAAVADQTFHCWVEIPSAWDSNISTMMLLETLIAAVQEENWPETRARYERLDEIFDAARLFGK from the coding sequence ATTCAAGAGGAGCTGTGGGGCCGCATTGCCGTGAACACGTCATCCGAGACCCAGACCGCCAAACCGGGCCGCACCGTACGCGAGCAAATTCGCGCGCACTATGGAACGCTGACCCAATCGGAACGCAAATTCGCCAATGCGCTGCTGGCCAACTATCCTGCGGCTGGCCTTGCCTCGATCACGATTGTCGCTGCCAATGCCGATGTGTCCACGCCAACGGTCGCCCGCATGGTGCAAAAGCTGGGCTACAAAGGCTATCCGCAGTTTCACCAAGCCCTGCTGCAAGAATTAGAGGCGACGGTATCCGGCCCGACGCAGCGGCGCGCCAACTGGGCCAGCGAAGTGCCCGAAACCCATCTGCTGAACCGGTTCGTCACCGCGATCGGCCACAACATCGAACAGACGTTGTCCAACATCGACACGGCGCAGTTTGACGAGGCGGTGCAGGCGCTGGCCGACTCCGAACGACGGCTATATCTGGTCGGTGGCCGGATCACGCGTGCGCTGGCGGAATACGCATTTACCCATTTTCAGGCTGTGCGGCAGCGGATCACGCACATGACGTCATCCTCGGCCACATGGCCGCATTACCTGCTGGACATGGAGGCCGGTGACGTCCTGCTGATGTTCGACGTACGCCGGTACGAGAAGAACCTGCTGCGGCTGGCGGAACTGGCGGCAGAGCGCGGCGTGCGGGTCATCCTGATTACCGACCAGTGGGCCAGCCCGGTGGCGGCGGTGGCCGATCAAACGTTTCACTGCTGGGTCGAGATTCCGTCGGCATGGGACAGCAACATCTCGACAATGATGTTGCTGGAGACGCTGATCGCCGCCGTGCAGGAAGAAAACTGGCCGGAAACGCGGGCGAGATATGAGCGGCTGGACGAAATCTTTGACGCGGCACGCTTGTTCGGTAAATAG
- a CDS encoding IclR family transcriptional regulator, with the protein MTEASEKEGTIPTNLRLLMVLEELARAGVPVTPTEVNQTLGLPKPTIHRLFGTLEKEGFIQREIDGRGYAPGGRLRRLSTDVLSSLRIRTARIAILTRLAQAVGETCNIALPDREGMIYLERVESKWPLRIQLPVGTMVPFYCTASGKMYLSQLDEKHLRNYATTGALEARTNATITHPDALLDEVRAIRKRGYATDNAEFMDGMIAVAVPIVETNGRLVSTLSFHAPAQRLSLSDAIAFVPQLQDAAQKLSNLIDDGDAVE; encoded by the coding sequence ATGACCGAAGCCAGCGAAAAAGAAGGCACTATTCCCACCAATCTCCGGTTGCTCATGGTGCTCGAAGAGTTGGCGCGCGCCGGTGTTCCAGTCACTCCGACCGAGGTGAATCAGACACTTGGCCTGCCCAAGCCAACGATACATCGCCTCTTTGGAACGTTAGAGAAAGAGGGCTTCATCCAGCGCGAGATTGATGGTCGCGGCTATGCGCCAGGCGGACGCCTGCGCCGCCTGTCCACGGATGTTCTGTCCTCCTTGCGTATACGTACCGCACGGATCGCGATTCTGACCCGGCTGGCCCAAGCCGTCGGAGAGACATGCAACATCGCGCTGCCCGACCGCGAGGGGATGATCTATCTCGAGCGGGTAGAATCGAAATGGCCGCTGCGTATCCAGCTGCCGGTCGGAACCATGGTGCCGTTCTATTGCACCGCCTCGGGCAAAATGTATCTCAGCCAGCTGGACGAGAAACATCTGCGCAACTACGCGACCACTGGTGCACTGGAAGCCCGTACCAATGCCACGATCACCCATCCCGATGCATTGCTGGACGAGGTGCGCGCGATTCGCAAACGCGGCTATGCTACCGACAATGCGGAATTCATGGACGGTATGATCGCTGTCGCGGTGCCCATCGTCGAGACAAATGGCAGACTTGTATCAACGCTGTCATTTCATGCGCCTGCCCAACGGTTGTCACTGTCCGACGCCATCGCATTTGTCCCGCAGCTACAGGATGCGGCGCAAAAGCTGTCGAACCTAATCGACGATGGCGACGCGGTAGAGTAG